AGAAATGTTCAATAGCATCTAATTAAGAGTGCAACTTCCATAAAAGTACAGTAATAAAGGTTaaattatatttttaaCTATATGCCAGTTATCGCTTGAGGCTTTCACTGATCTCTAAATAGTGAAATTGGCCTGTGGCGGTCTGTTATCGATAGATGTGCGTCTTGACATCGTGGAAGATACGGTTGCCACTAACGGCTCCTCTTCGATGGCATCTTCGCTTTCTATATCATCGTTTACTGTGgtatcttcattttcttcgttTGCTGGATCTAGCAGTAATTCCTCgtcaaattcttcatcCTCCCCGTCATCGACATTACAGGCGTCGCTTGCGTATTTCTCTTGATTCTTACGCGAGAGCATGTGGGTGAAAGACCTTTGTTGTTCTCTCACATTCCAATTCAAAGTTCTGCTAATACTGTCTATGAATTCTGTGGAGTGGGCCTCTACGGTAGGGAATGAATAAGGACTTGCTTggattttgatgaaatcaccttttttcaattcaagCCTGCTTTTACCATCAAATGCAGCCCATGCCGTTGCTCTGGATTTCAATGACACTTTTACTTTTAGATTCATACTATCAGGTAAAATAATGGGTCTGAAACTCAATGTATGAGGACATATCGGTGTGACGGTAATAGCATTGACAGTGGGATACACAAGCGGACCTCCAGCACTCAACGAGTATGCCGTTGAACCCGTAGGTGAGGCAATAATTATACCATCGGCTTGGGCAACTGTTAACAGTGAGTTGTCACCATATAGCTCTAACATGGAGATGAATGGGCTTGGCCCTCTATCAATAGTCAATTCGTTTAGGACTTGATGTTTTGCAACGATTTCAGTTAcacagatttttttgcctgTGTTTTTGTCGATAACAGTTGGACGTCTTTTGTATATAGTGCATTGTAATCTCATCCTCAGATTGGTCTTGATcttattgttcaaaatatttcgaaGATCTTCTTTAAAGTATTCAAACTGATAATTTGTTAAGAATCCTAACGAACCAAGTGAGAATGATAAGACAGGAGGAACGTGTTTCTGGAAAACAGATGAAACAAATAGGACAGTACCATCACCACCCAAAGTAACAattaaatcaaaaaaattatcgTGTTCGGCTATAAATTCTCGATCCCAGTATTTGATCCTTCTCTCACGACACTTACTATCTTTATAAATGTCCTCAGCACCAAACTTTGTagaattgatgaattcTTTGCCCACATAAACAGTGatctttggaaaatgaaTCAGCAACCACTCCACCAGCTCTCTTGTCAAGTATATCAATGAAACGTCATGTTTTTTGGTAACAATGAGAAggttttcaacttcaagCTCAACTTTTGTATTCGAAATATCTCTCGATAGCATACGCACACCGTATGCAGTCGAAGAAAGCTGGAAATGTGATTTGGTGGCAGTAACATTCCCACCTGTGTCATTCGATAATCTTCTTATCATCTCCTTGGCATGACTCAAATCTCTGATACCTCCATCCCCTTTTGTTAAGTCCTCATGGGCTTTCAATACAGTATCTGAACGACAGGATATGTTCTGTCTTTCCCGCTTAGATAACAGACCCCTATGATCCAATTTTCTGAAATCACCATCGCTAATGGAGACGCCTTTCCCCTGGTTATTCACTTTATTGTTACCAGTTTCGCTGCTCGCAGGCTTGTTGTCTATGTCTGCAGGCATTCTTTACTCAGATTTTGGCTCAGATTAATTGGATCGCAAACGAGGAGAAAAGTCACAAGGTAGTCGACAATGAATATATTCAAAgtatttcaacaattaaAATGTCAGCAGGAAGTTAGCTATTTACCTTTGTTCAATTAGCTTCTCTTTTCGAAATTACCTCTTGATCTgctaactttttttttttcttttaccTGTTACTATATCCCTTAAGATAATATCTCAAAGCAAAGTACAGCCGATCTATGTTTACCGTTCACGATATCGACAGTAAGTGTTCGAGATTTCCACATCAGCGAACTTTAACTCAGCCGCTGATAGTCAGTAAATTATTACGTTCTTATCTGTCATGTTTACAACTTGTATACCCTATTTTCTTTATGTAATTTACTCTAGCTTGTCAACGTTACAAGACCAGTTATCACCAGCAAGTAGCGGTAAAGAAGCTCCAAGACACCATCCTAATTCACGGCCACTGATAGTCTCAGCAGTTTTCAACTCTCTGTGTAATGGAATGTCGTAACCGGTGTGCAATAACGCAACCTCAAACGATAGATCGGCACACCAGTTTGGATCTTCCTTCAAAGCTGCAACAGATCCCTTAATGCCACTGAATACACTTTTCCAAACATCTTCACCATTACAAACCTTTGTCGAAAGATCCAACAGCTCATCTAATTTGAATGATAGGGGCAAACCCAGTGGTTGTGTTCTATCATAGAAATATGAGAATACGTATAAATCGTTGGTTTCTTTGAATGTTCTCACCAATGAAGGTTGGTGAACACCATTAAAGGAACATGGGGATTGGGTACATTCAGCATCCTTATTCAGAATCTGGTCAGCCAAATATCTACATTGAGGACCAGCTGGTTGTTTTGGTCCAACAAAATCAATTATGTAGGTATCACCGTTAGGTAGCCTCACCTTTTGCTTGCTTGCCGTTACACCTGGAGACAAACAGGGCGAGCTCAATTCATGCGTGACCTTTTTATCGTCGACTTTAATTATTCCATCATCGATGGCAGTTTGCACCAATAGGGCATTTATCTTATTTCTGCCTTCGTTCAGACCATAGTTTAGATGGGAAAATTGGTAGAGGGTATAAGTTTGACCACCAAATGTTAGTGTATACTTGTGTTCACCTTcaaccattttttcatgtgGTGGGAAAGTTGGTTCAAAGACAATTTGAGTCGAGCCACCGcccaaatcaaaaacacCAGTCGTTGGCAATTTGGAGCCCGCACCAATATTTCCCAGAAGATAGTTAGCGGTGATCCAAGCGTATACACCTTCCTCATCACCGCCCATGACAGTAACACCGTCTTTTTCAACTATTGGGAAGGGATACTCATCTTGCAGACGTTGATTAACTGCATCAAGTATCTTGTTCGATTTCAAATCTCCAAGGTTTCTTAATCCAGCAGTTGCCTTGACGGCAACAGGAGAACAACTTCTCCTATCTTTTGGAATGACTTCCATTGCACGCTTCAGTAACGGATCCAAGGATTTAGCAGCCCCGATGGCGTCTgtatcaaaagaagatagACCTGGCTTCAACGCATCAAAAGTTTCGTCAATTAATGTTGGTGGTTGAGAGCAAACATCAAATTCATAAATATGAATACGTGACCCGGATGATCCTGCATCAATCATGAGGACAAACTGATGATCCTTGTTACATTTGGTCTCACTTAAAGATGCATCTGAATTGTCATCTTTACTTTGTGTCGAACCGTTGTTTTCCGTTTGATTTTTGACCTCGCCAGCCACTTCTGGATTAGACTCTTCAGTCTTGGTGTTAGATACATACCCTGGCTCTTCATTGACGGGCATAATGCTGAAATCTTCAGGAACTTCAGGCCTTTGAGCAGTGGGAGACGAGGGCCTTGCAATATCAGAAAGTGAAGGCACAGAAGAGGAAGTCCTAATTAGCACAAGCAGCATGATAGCTGCGAACGCAAAAATTAAGAAACGGTAACTTCTTAACATcatcattcaaagaatagACTGGGCAAAGATGCTTTGAtgagttgaaaaatctatGGAAAGGTACCAATTACCGCTTTGTTTATAACTTGACTGCTACAGAGAGTTGTGCGATGCTAAgtattttcttgaatatttttacGTGTATTCCGTTcgcgaaaaaaaaaagtcaagAGCAGAGCGAAGATAGTTCTCACGGAGATGGActtcaataaatcaagGCAGcacttcaaaagatttagCCAACCATGAGTCGGAATGTCGACAAAGCTAACTCCGTGTTGGTTCGATATCAGGAGTTAGAAGCGGAGATATCTGGTGGCTATAAGGATTACTCGAGATATAAGAGACCGACGAAGATAGCCTCCGTCAAAAAACTAGATGAGGCTCTCGAGTGGAGAAAACAGGTCATAAGTGATATAAAGAACGACTCGACAAGAATTTACGATCCATCTCTCAACGACTTTCAGCTCACGGAACTGAATGATGAACTCAATGATTTATTCAAGGAAAAGACCAGATGGGATTGGCATATAACACAATTGCCAGGAGGTAAGAACCTCGCTAGAAGGAAACGAGACGACATAGTGAGCGGCAAAGTTATTGCAGGTAAACGGTATTTTGGTAGGGCTGTGGAGCTTCCGGAGGTGCAAGAGCTAATCAAGCAGCAACAAGCCGCAAGGGACTCAAATAAGATAGGAAAGGGTATTGTAGATGTGGGAAGGATTCCAAAGAGTACCAAAAACATATATTATGGTATAAATTGTGAGCAAAATAATGAATTGAAGGAATTTGAATCACAGTGGACAGATTTACTCAGGGAAAAGTATGGTAGTAATCTCAGGAGCAGATTGGGGGTTAGGAAGAATATATTAGAATCAGATGTGACAGTACCGACAATTGGAGATGTGGAACATTGGCTGgtagaaagaagaaaaaaaaaacttttggatGAGTTGAACCTATGATTTCTATGTATGCTATTTAGTCATTTGCTGTAGATGATGaatctaattttttttcttcatggCTTGGtaatttgaagatgttgtTTACACCACTTCTAGATAGTAATCTTGACATTCTTCTGCCACCAGACGTTGATGGAGAGGAGGAGCCTTTTTTATGCAGAGAGGAGGAAGATGGCCCAATGGATGAAGTTTCATCTATAGCATCTTCTGGAGGATGTTGACCTTGCGGGGAccaatttttccagtttaATTTACTCCATGTTGAAGCATTGCTTCCACTACTTGCATTGCTTAAATGTCTCGTATGATTGGCAGTTTCAGTAGGTGTTGTTTGCGAAGATGATGGGACTGCATGCGAAGCATGCCAAATAAAACTATGTTTTGGAGACGAAAGTTTCGCTGGATGGAGTGTTGAGTGATTACTATTATTACCGTTATTATTCTCATTCGCGGCTTCATGCTGGAAActaaatttgttttctttaattGATGATGTGGAATGAGGATTCATGTGTGAATTGTGTGGGAGTGACAACATTCCATTAAAAGAAACGCTATCTTCCTTATTGGGAATAAGCGTAGCTGTGCGGTGATTTGGGTCTTCATTTGTAATGTTAATATCAGCATTTCCATTAGGAACGTTTAAGGACTCTGAATTAAGGTCGGATAAACCATCTGTGAAAGTACCAAATGGTGAATCTGCAAGAGTGGCCGCTAATAAGCTTTGGCTTTGTCCCATATGAGATGGGGGGGTTCCAAATTGAAATGCTGGTGTAGAATCATTAACGTAAGGTGCTACGGGTgtcgaaaattttgaaggagaTATTCGGGGGTTCTCAGAATAATTTCTTTGAGTAGCCCAATAATTGTCTAATTGATCTGTGGTAAATCCTTTGGAATAGTTGCTTATAGTCTCCGGATAATCTGTTTCATCATATATCATATCTTGCAGACCTGAGATCAAATGGCTTGCATCATCGTAACCTAGCATGGTCAAATCAGTCTGCGGGTTAATTTGTCCATGGAGATTCTGATTACTATTCGGGTTTCCATTTTGATTTGGGTTTCCATTTTGATTTGGGTTTCCATTTTGATTTGGGTTtccattttgattttgatttccGTTTTGATTTGGGTTTctattttgattttgctgttgctgttgttttTCCTCGTTATTCCAAGCAAATATCTGGTTTGTGGCTGTAACATTAGTGTGTATTGTTGCGGTTGTTGGAGAACTATGCGCAAATGTGTTATCATTGTTAATTTGTAAGTTTAAATGTGATTCATTGACCATAGGTATATGATTTCCAGATGCTGGTGATGGCTTATTTGACGAATAGGTTGATGGATTGtgcaaaatcaaatttggagcaccaccaccacctcCTAAATTAACATTGGGTTGATTAATTTGGTTGGGATAGCTAGCGGCTATTGGTATAGCGGGATTATTGATACCTTCGATTAAACTTCTTGTACTTACAGGGGGAGAATTGAGACCAGGAGTTGCTGACTCATTTAAAGGTacaattgaatttgtttCCGAATTGGGTGCAGTTTGTGAAGCATAAGGTTGGGCTATTAAGTTTGCTCTTAATTGTCTATTATTCATACTAAAATCCGTAAACGTTGATTCTAATGTTTCAATACGTTTCAACAATCTgctttttttacttttccATCTGCTATCCAATTCCTGATCCAGACGAATTTGATCTTTAACGAGTCTAACAGCTTGATTATTCGAATCTAATTTTGACAGAAACTCTTCAGCTTGGGTACTCAATAAACCTGTCTTTTCGTATGTATGATCgaaaacatttttcagcagTGATGGTAATGACATTACTGTATCTTGTGAATCCGTTATAGACGAGTTAGTTGCCTGCAAGGATAAAGATGACATTGAAGGTGATTGAATCTTATTTGGCggagaaattgaatcaacAGTAGTTGAAGTATTGgatgatttcttcaaagtgcttaactttttatttttttcctcttgtAATGTAACCCCCTGCTGAAGGAAGTTGATCGATTCAGATAAAGAACAAATCTCCCCATTTAACTGTTTCAAAGACTCagaaaattcttcttttaatTTTGCTGTATTGTACTGTTCGAGGTTTTGTTTTGACCACACTTCCATGtctctttccattttcagaattttgcCCTTTGATTgatcaatatttttattcagtttttccattttcaggTCAGAtaataattttgaattttctaatgattttatatttgatttcaacGATTTTCTTAAATCGATCTCGTGCGACCAATAACTTTTCAGGTTGTCCAGTTCCAATTCCAGTTGTAGCCTcgactctttgaaatcctGGAGCAACGAAGCCTGCTGCGAGAGTACATCATGTAAATCTTCTTGGGCACAcaccaaaatttttttcagatcgTCGATCGAATATGTCTCTAAATCTTGTAATGCTGTCAAACTGGCGTACGCGGGCGATGATGAGTTGGTGCTATTCGAGTGTGCCATAGAGGTATCCTGCAAAGCAGCTGTGGCTGTCAACGTGTTTCTTCTCCATTTGCCGCTTTTCTTTAGCGCTGTACTATTCTGTCTTTCCTCAGCGGAGTTCGAATTTGTCATGCAATACAGCGAAGGCAACTTATTTATAAATCCCATGCGGTTGACTGTTATGAAATCcaattgatattctgtttcCTGTTTCAGACCTGTAATTGAGCAACAGGTATACAACGAATTTGGCGAATTCGGGAAGATTGCAACCTGCAGATTGTTTAAATACAACAGAAAATGCGATATCGACTCGTCAGTCTTGTCCGTCTTGATCGGTTCATTTTCCCAGTGAATTGTAATGGAATCCCTCGATATTTTGTCGATAGAGACCTTAGTCGCCGCCGGAGTGCGAATCTTCAAGGTCGAGACGATCTTGATCACCGGTATCGTGAGAAATCTGTAAAAACGGTAACATAACCACCAAATAGAAAGAACAGTACAAGAAATATACACTATCATGCTAAACCCGTCCGCCGACAATGGAGGGATAGAAATTCCTGGAGAGTATGAGGACATCTTCGATCTACTTGCTATATATGCCCCATCCACGTCGAATTTTCAACTGCAGACAGgcgaagaaaaaaaaaccacGATAATAGCATGCCAAGTTCCGGGGTTACCCGCCCGGAACACAAAACACGCTCAGTCGCCCTGTCAGACTACACACTACACAAGCGGGGCTACTTCAACACGAAGTTGTCACCCCGGAGTTTCAGATACTCCTGGTCTACACCGGGGGCCATTGGCTTCACAACCAGCTGGTATATCTCTGCGTTATGGTAGCGCAACCGATTCACCGGCGACTTGTAGTATCCGCGCAGTCCCGTGATATCGCAGTATCTCTTGGCCGGCCTCAACGAAGGAGGCGCGTTCACGCTGAAATAGGTGACCTTGACGGTGGGTTTTGGTGCCTCTGGATTCTGCGCATCGCGCTGCAACACTGCGTTTATCCTCTTGGACTCGTCTGCCAGCAGTTGTCTGCTTGACTTGTGTTTCCGATTGGCCTTCTTGGACGTTGCGGCCGTAAACCTCGACCGTGGAACTAGGTTATCGTTGGATACCGCTCTTAAAAAGTCGAGATGGTCTGCAGTGCTGGTGCCATTGCTCATTGCGGCGCTCGGCCTCCAAAGCTGCTGCAGTAGCCTGTCCAGGAGGCAAGTTCTCAGcgtgttgaaaaatgcatcTTGTGGGAGGATTCGTAATCTGCGGTTACCCGCCTCCCGGACAGGGAAACCGGACAGACGCTGACACACCGGACACACCGGACACACCACGCACTGTCCGACCGCCACTGTCCGGCCAGTCTTCTCCCCCGTTGTCCGGACCCGACCCCAGTTTCTTTTTGCGTTGTAGGCCCGGCATTCCTAAAAAAACTACCAGGCAAAAACTGGTTCCGCTTGCGCTACCAGTTTTGCCACCTGCAAGCGACATTATCCGTAACGGCGCTCTTGAAAAACAGGTTTTTGTCTCATTTGGCCGGGACGGCGGCACATGTCTAAAAGGGAAAGTGCCGGTGTCGTATATTCCAGCATCCGTGACTATGAGTAATATGGATATGAATGAGTAATATTGGTTTCTGGTGAAATGTAGTGGTTGTTCTGAAGTCCAGCTGAGGCCATATTTGGAAGTTATTTAAGCAAGCTGGTCGAGAGTTAGAAGCAGAGGTGTATCGTGGGGCGGCAGCGGTTTCAGAGGTGTGTCAGAATAGTTGCTTTAGAACAGTTGTTATAGAGCAAGCCGTCACAGAACAAAGTATTTTGAAGTACATTTGTGTCTTGCGTGGTACTGGGTATACTTTTCTCCAGGATAAACTAATTTTGAATGACTATGTCAGATTTTGATCTACCAGCTGAATACATCACAGCGTCAAATGATCTCCGGTCGGACACGTTCACGACCCCGACGGCGGAGATGGTGCAAGCGGCCATGAAGTCTTCGATCGGTGACTCCGTGTACAAGGAGGACGTGGACACGGTGCGTCTGGAGCAGACGGTGAGCCAGTTGGCTGGAAAGGAGGCCGGGCTGTTCTGCGTTTCCGGAACTTTGTCGAACCAGGTAGCGCTGCGGACGCATTTGATGCAGCCCCCATACTCGATTCTGTGTGATTATAGAGCTCACGTTTACACTTGCGAGTCTGCGGGGTTGGCGATCCTGTCGCAAGCGATGGTTATCCCGGTGATGCCTTGCAACGGCAGTTACCTCACTGTGGAGGACATTGCTTCGCGGTTCATTCCAGACGACGGGGACATCCACTGCGCTCCCACCAGGGTTGTGTCGTTGGAGCAGACGTTGAACGGTATTGTTACTCCGTATGACGAACTGTTTCGTATCAGTAGTTGGTGCCGTGAAAACGGTCTGCTGTTGCATTGCGATGGTGCTCGTATTTGGAATGCATGTGTTGCAACTGGTTTAGCGCTCGACAGATACTGCGAGCTTTTTGACTCAATGTCTATCTGTTTGTCGAAGTCTATTGGGGCACCTATGGGTTCCATTCTTGTCGGTAGCAAAGATTTCATCAAGAAGGCGAACcatttcaagaaacaaCAAGGTGGGGGTATCAGACAGGCTGGTATGATGTCCAGGATGGCATTAGTTGCTCTAAATGGCGATTGGAAATCAAGAATCCAGTATTCACATGATATTGCCAGCGATTTTGCTCAGTTCTGTATTGATAATGGCGTCCCTTTGCAATCATCTCCTGATTCAAGTTTTATATTTCTCGATTTACAAAAAGCCAAAATGGacccaaaaattttggttgAAAACGGTATCAAGTACGGTGTTAAATTAATGGGTGCCAGGATTGCCTTCCATTATCAAATTAGTCAAGAAACTCTAAGGAGTGTTAAGCTGGCGGTTATTGATACTTTCAATTACGCAAAGGATCATCCATATAttgcaactttttcaaataagaTCTACAACGATACCTCAGCTGAAAAAGTCAACAGGATTGATTCGAAGTTGAACGGTAAAACAACTAGTACCTAATTAGATGGTACTGCCTGTTTTACTACATCACTTTTACTACTATTATATTTTTGGCATTGTCTCTGAATTTAAGCACTAAttttaatatttcaaatggGCATATTTATTATGGAGTTTCCATTTGAGAATCAATGGCTTGCACAACTACACAAGTGCGATTCCACCCTATCGACGAGGGACGACAAGTGATAAAGCAATGGGGCTTTATCGACTTCAAAggtttgatttttttggtcGCATCAAGAATTAAGGCTCGTTTCATTTCCATCTGTCCATTCTTCTTGAGTTTGAAAGGCTGCGGGATACGGCCTCCTCAACAATTAACGAAACAGTGAAACTTGCgaaccttttttttttctttgtttttgtttttctttattttttttttttttgtttgttcTCAAACACTTTTATAGTATTCCTGTACATATTCACGATCATAACCCATTGGTCTTCATGTAACTGTGGATTTTTGcattaatattttcttttagttTTACATTCATCATTGCACCTCAATGGCCTCGTTTATGTTGCGATCTCATGCACCAAATCACCACCGCAACTACAGCCACCACCACGCGACttttaaaaaaagttaACGATGCTCTGTCATCTTGTTTTAAAATCAACAGATTCAAAAACCCTACATATAGatcaatcattttttgtc
This Zygotorulaspora mrakii chromosome 5, complete sequence DNA region includes the following protein-coding sequences:
- the GDA1 gene encoding guanosine diphosphatase (similar to Saccharomyces cerevisiae GDA1 (YEL042W); ancestral locus Anc_1.485); translated protein: MMMLRSYRFLIFAFAAIMLLVLIRTSSSVPSLSDIARPSSPTAQRPEVPEDFSIMPVNEEPGYVSNTKTEESNPEVAGEVKNQTENNGSTQSKDDNSDASLSETKCNKDHQFVLMIDAGSSGSRIHIYEFDVCSQPPTLIDETFDALKPGLSSFDTDAIGAAKSLDPLLKRAMEVIPKDRRSCSPVAVKATAGLRNLGDLKSNKILDAVNQRLQDEYPFPIVEKDGVTVMGGDEEGVYAWITANYLLGNIGAGSKLPTTGVFDLGGGSTQIVFEPTFPPHEKMVEGEHKYTLTFGGQTYTLYQFSHLNYGLNEGRNKINALLVQTAIDDGIIKVDDKKVTHELSSPCLSPGVTASKQKVRLPNGDTYIIDFVGPKQPAGPQCRYLADQILNKDAECTQSPCSFNGVHQPSLVRTFKETNDLYVFSYFYDRTQPLGLPLSFKLDELLDLSTKVCNGEDVWKSVFSGIKGSVAALKEDPNWCADLSFEVALLHTGYDIPLHRELKTAETISGRELGWCLGASLPLLAGDNWSCNVDKLE
- the GTA1 gene encoding Gta1p (similar to Saccharomyces cerevisiae YEL043W; ancestral locus Anc_1.487), which produces MSSYSPGISIPPLSADGFSMIVYISCTVLSIWWLCYRFYRFLTIPVIKIVSTLKIRTPAATKVSIDKISRDSITIHWENEPIKTDKTDESISHFLLYLNNLQVAIFPNSPNSLYTCCSITGLKQETEYQLDFITVNRMGFINKLPSLYCMTNSNSAEERQNSTALKKSGKWRRNTLTATAALQDTSMAHSNSTNSSSPAYASLTALQDLETYSIDDLKKILVCAQEDLHDVLSQQASLLQDFKESRLQLELELDNLKSYWSHEIDLRKSLKSNIKSLENSKLLSDLKMEKLNKNIDQSKGKILKMERDMEVWSKQNLEQYNTAKLKEEFSESLKQLNGEICSLSESINFLQQGVTLQEEKNKKLSTLKKSSNTSTTVDSISPPNKIQSPSMSSLSLQATNSSITDSQDTVMSLPSLLKNVFDHTYEKTGLLSTQAEEFLSKLDSNNQAVRLVKDQIRLDQELDSRWKSKKSRLLKRIETLESTFTDFSMNNRQLRANLIAQPYASQTAPNSETNSIVPLNESATPGLNSPPVSTRSLIEGINNPAIPIAASYPNQINQPNVNLGGGGGAPNLILHNPSTYSSNKPSPASGNHIPMVNESHLNLQINNDNTFAHSSPTTATIHTNVTATNQIFAWNNEEKQQQQQNQNRNPNQNGNQNQNGNPNQNGNPNQNGNPNQNGNPNSNQNLHGQINPQTDLTMLGYDDASHLISGLQDMIYDETDYPETISNYSKGFTTDQLDNYWATQRNYSENPRISPSKFSTPVAPYVNDSTPAFQFGTPPSHMGQSQSLLAATLADSPFGTFTDGLSDLNSESLNVPNGNADINITNEDPNHRTATLIPNKEDSVSFNGMLSLPHNSHMNPHSTSSIKENKFSFQHEAANENNNGNNSNHSTLHPAKLSSPKHSFIWHASHAVPSSSQTTPTETANHTRHLSNASSGSNASTWSKLNWKNWSPQGQHPPEDAIDETSSIGPSSSSLHKKGSSSPSTSGGRRMSRLLSRSGVNNIFKLPSHEEKKLDSSSTAND
- the GLY1 gene encoding threonine aldolase GLY1 (similar to Saccharomyces cerevisiae GLY1 (YEL046C); ancestral locus Anc_1.489) translates to MTMSDFDLPAEYITASNDLRSDTFTTPTAEMVQAAMKSSIGDSVYKEDVDTVRLEQTVSQLAGKEAGLFCVSGTLSNQVALRTHLMQPPYSILCDYRAHVYTCESAGLAILSQAMVIPVMPCNGSYLTVEDIASRFIPDDGDIHCAPTRVVSLEQTLNGIVTPYDELFRISSWCRENGLLLHCDGARIWNACVATGLALDRYCELFDSMSICLSKSIGAPMGSILVGSKDFIKKANHFKKQQGGGIRQAGMMSRMALVALNGDWKSRIQYSHDIASDFAQFCIDNGVPLQSSPDSSFIFLDLQKAKMDPKILVENGIKYGVKLMGARIAFHYQISQETLRSVKLAVIDTFNYAKDHPYIATFSNKIYNDTSAEKVNRIDSKLNGKTTST
- the IES6 gene encoding Ies6p (similar to Saccharomyces cerevisiae IES6 (YEL044W); ancestral locus Anc_1.488); this encodes MSNGTSTADHLDFLRAVSNDNLVPRSRFTAATSKKANRKHKSSRQLLADESKRINAVLQRDAQNPEAPKPTVKVTYFSVNAPPSLRPAKRYCDITGLRGYYKSPVNRLRYHNAEIYQLVVKPMAPGVDQEYLKLRGDNFVLK
- the ISY1 gene encoding Isy1p (similar to Saccharomyces cerevisiae ISY1 (YJR050W); ancestral locus Anc_1.486), with the translated sequence MSRNVDKANSVLVRYQELEAEISGGYKDYSRYKRPTKIASVKKLDEALEWRKQVISDIKNDSTRIYDPSLNDFQLTELNDELNDLFKEKTRWDWHITQLPGGKNLARRKRDDIVSGKVIAGKRYFGRAVELPEVQELIKQQQAARDSNKIGKGIVDVGRIPKSTKNIYYGINCEQNNELKEFESQWTDLLREKYGSNLRSRLGVRKNILESDVTVPTIGDVEHWLVERRKKKLLDELNL
- the YEF1 gene encoding NADH/NAD(+) kinase (similar to Saccharomyces cerevisiae YEF1 (YEL041W) and UTR1 (YJR049C); ancestral locus Anc_1.484); this translates as MPADIDNKPASSETGNNKVNNQGKGVSISDGDFRKLDHRGLLSKRERQNISCRSDTVLKAHEDLTKGDGGIRDLSHAKEMIRRLSNDTGGNVTATKSHFQLSSTAYGVRMLSRDISNTKVELEVENLLIVTKKHDVSLIYLTRELVEWLLIHFPKITVYVGKEFINSTKFGAEDIYKDSKCRERRIKYWDREFIAEHDNFFDLIVTLGGDGTVLFVSSVFQKHVPPVLSFSLGSLGFLTNYQFEYFKEDLRNILNNKIKTNLRMRLQCTIYKRRPTVIDKNTGKKICVTEIVAKHQVLNELTIDRGPSPFISMLELYGDNSLLTVAQADGIIIASPTGSTAYSLSAGGPLVYPTVNAITVTPICPHTLSFRPIILPDSMNLKVKVSLKSRATAWAAFDGKSRLELKKGDFIKIQASPYSFPTVEAHSTEFIDSISRTLNWNVREQQRSFTHMLSRKNQEKYASDACNVDDGEDEEFDEELLLDPANEENEDTTVNDDIESEDAIEEEPLVATVSSTMSRRTSIDNRPPQANFTI